Genomic segment of Parageobacillus genomosp. 1:
GGAATAATTCAATTTGATATGCCTCGAGCACCCAGCGCGGCACGAAGAATCGGGCTGTAACCAGCGGATCTACCACCTGGCTGATTTGCGTCTGTCCAACCGCACTCATCAGCATCGTTAAATGATTTAATGTTAAATCGGTATGAGGAAGAAGCAAATCCACCATCTCTTCCACCGACTGTTTCACCGCTTCATCTAATGTTTTGGCAGATACGATCGTCGCGATGCCTTCCTCGTTTTGCAAAAGAGGATGTTTTAAGGAATGGCCTTTAATAACGTGAAACGTAACTGTCACTTCCCCTGGAATTTCGATGCCGGACACACCGATTTCTCCGTCCCCCATCGCTGCATGCAAATCCCCTAACGCAAAAAGGGCACCTTCGACAAAAACAGGAAAATATACAGTAGCTCCTGTTGTAATGAGCTTTGTATCCATATTGCCGCCATGCGGTCCTGGTGTTCCGCAGGAAACGTCCTCACCGCTAGGAGCAACTCCAATGACGCCGATCATCGGATTTAATGGAATGGCAATTTTTTCGTTAAAAATCGCTTTATTCCCTTGAATTGGGATGATTTTTGCTTCAAACTGCGGAATCCGTTCGCCCAATACTCCGAGTCCTGGCCCAACAGCCATTACTCCTTGCCCTTTTAAACGAATTGTTTCAATCTTGACAGATAAAATATCTCCCGGCTCCGCTCCTTCAATATAAATTGGCCCTGTCGCCGGATTAATATGATTCCAGTCAATGGAGTCAAACGGCGTATGGTTGGAAGCAATTTGATTTTGAAAGCAATCATACGTTTCAATCACCACTGTCTCTCCGGATTTCACCTTTTTGACAGGCTGGTGATGTTTACTAAACGCATAAATCGATGTTTCGCATGGAATGAGCGTCATATCTCCTTCCCCCTTTTCAATTTGTATTTTTTATTATAATGGGGTTGATCCGCGTCTTTTTGCATTTTCTTCGCTAGTTTTTATAATTTCTTTATGTTTTGAATTATGCGATAAATAAACAGACTGAGAAAACATTCCATTCCGTTGGCCGCAACAACCATCACTTCCCCGCGCGACATCATCCATTGCCAATTGATAAAAAAGAAAACGACAATTGGGATCAACATTGCCAGTCTTACCTGTCTTTGTAAATAAAACAAAGCAAGCAATCCATAAAAAGAAGAGGCAAGCATAACAAAAAAGAGCATCATCTGCTTTATAGAAAAACAATGATGCATCCAAAAAACAATGATAACGATACAAAAACCGATATAATATTTGCTTTGATTTAAGACTTTCCTATTACACCGTGAAACAGCCTGCATCTCCATTAGCCGAAGAAGAGACTGCAGGGATATGGCAATACTGGAGGAGAAAGAGGCGAGAAAAGCAACTGTCAGGCAAAATACAAAAAAAGCGGAAGGGGCTTTAAACAGATTATGAAGCATTCCCGCTATACTACTTCCTCCGCCTAGCTGGACTGCAAAAGGAACAAACAACGCGGTGACCGCAAGCGGAACTGCTATCCAACAAAAGGCGGCTACATGAAAGATCATATTCATCCGTTCCTTTTTCATAGCTAAACCAATGCGCCACATATATTCATCTACAATAAGCTGACCCATCATCACTTCTAGTACGGCGAAAAACAGTGAAACCAGCTGAGTTGATTGGACCTGCAGGAAAGAAGGAAACTTGTCTGCAAGAACAGAGTAATTTTTTATAATTCCGCTCGTTAAATAATACGACAGTGGAACGATGCAAACGGCTATATAAATCAAATATAATTGAATGGTGCCGATCTTCTGGATTCCCCGTGTGCCGGCAAGAACAGTGAAAACATAAACATATAATAGCAAAAGGAACAACGCGTAATTAGGTAGATGGAATACATGCCTAAAGAGAAATGAAGATAGCGCCGCAGCTAGTACGAGCCGGCTCACATAAAAAAGGACAATCCATATATACATAAACGAAAACGCACGAGAAGTCATCAGACCGGCAAATATGTGCATCATTGACGCTCGTGGATTTTTCCGGATGATAATATACATCATTATCTTTTTCAGCCAATAGATCGAGAAAACACCGGCAGCTCCGATAACAAATCCTGAAGCTGCCCCATACTGTACAGAAGCGTAACACGAAAACAACAACACCTCTCCTGTAACAAAACGAATCAGCAGAAAATCCGTCCCTTTGCTTAGTCCTATCTTTTCTTGATGAAAATGTAAAACAGATTCAGACAAATGTTCGCCGACATAATGGATCACGGTAAGCAATAAACAAAAGGCGAGAAATAAAAGAGAGTACCAATCTATCATACATACTTCTCCTTGTATTGGGTTGGTGTCATACCGACGTATTTTCGAAAGGAGTTGCTAAAATGATGCTGGCTGGCAAACCCGGTTTCTTCCGCTATCCGTGCCACCGGCCAATCCGGCCTTTTGATAAGTAGCTCTTTCGCCTTTTCAATCCGATAATGGATAACATAGTCTTTGAAATGCATTCCTGTTTCTTCCGTAAACCGTTTGCTTAAATAGGCCGGATTGACATGAATTGCTTCTGCTATATCGTGTAAACTAATTTTTTGTCCATAATTTGCATGAATATACTCGATCGCTTCCTGGATGATCGAAGATTTTACTAACGCCTCCGGGTGTTTTTGAATAAATTTTTGCAGGGCGCTATCTAGTTCGCTCTCAATAAGCGGCTTGACTAAATAATCCAACACTTCTAACTGAATGGCCCGCTTTGCGTATTCGAAATCTTGATAAGCAGTAATAATAATAAACGTCATCATTGGATGGAGCTGTTTTAACGTATGGACCAAATCTAGCCCCGATTGTCCTGGAAGGTGAATATCAATGAATGCCAGTTTAAATAGATGTACCGCGGCTAATTTTTTTGCCTGCGCTGCATCTTCAGCGGTATACACTTCCCAATATGGATACTTCCGTTTCACCAAATACGTTAACTGTTCCAACTCCAAATATTCATCATCCACGACCAGCACTTTCATTTTTCTTCACCTGGCACGTAAGGCCAAACGATAAGCGCCTCTGTCAAACCGCGCGTATTTTTTTGCAATGATATTCTTGTTGGCATATCAAATAGAAGATTAAACCGTTTCCTTAGATTGTCCAACCCTATCCCACCTTTCTCTACAGATACAGCTTGTCCCTCGTTTCCATTGTCGCAAACCCGCAAATAGAGCCAATTTCCCTCGCGTGATAATGTAATTTCTATATATTTTTCTCCTATTTTCTTCTCTAGTCCATGTTTAAACGCATTTTCTACCAACGTTTGCAATGTGTATGGAGGAATTAGTGCTCTTTCCGCCTCTTTATCGACACGCACCAATGCTGTTAATTTCCGGCCAAACCGTAGTTTCTGTATGGCTAAATAGTTTTTCGTATGGGCTAATTCTTCTTTTATGGGGATAAGCGCTTCTTTCGATTGATAGCTATATCGCAAAAAGAGTGACAAATGTTCCATCCCTTTGATCATTTCTTCATTTTTTCCCAATCTAGCCAATGAAATAAACGCATTTAGCGTGTTAAATAAAAAATGCGGCTGAATTTGCTGATGCAGTTGCATGTACTTACTTTGCTGCAGCTCTTTCTCAAGGCGTACACGCGCATTTTCCAACTGCAAATAGTCGATTTCTTTTTCTCCCACACTCAACAATAAGAGCACGATAAGTGAGGTAAGTGGCAATAGTACACTAACAAAAATTAAAATACGAAACCATTCTTCGGTAATCATCCCCTTCCTCCTTTCCTCCCTTTTCGCTGCACAATGGTTTGATAACAACGTACACCATTTTATATACAATATCAAATAGTTTGATATATTCAATAAAAAATTAATTTATGACTATTTTGAAAATATTAACAAGAATGTTGTTTGCCGCTACTCCAACTTGTTCCGTTTGTGGCTAAGCGATTGCAAAATAATGAACCGATTTATGTCTATATGGGTTATCCTGAGTAGAGAGGATGGCAGAAAATGAATCTCTCCCACCACCTTCATTTCATTTAGAGGCGGGAGTTTCTTGCCATCTCCCTCGAAGAAGCTTCTGCATCGAAGAAGGGGGCCTCCTTCCGTTCGATGGCTTTATCGGAAGTCTTCCCGTGGGATTCCGTAAGCAATATCGGTCCTGTTCCAACCCTTCTAACTACTTCCCGCTTACGATGTTCGCTTTTAGGAATCAAAAATCTCCCGTCTCATCTTCCTCCTTCCCTCGTGTAGGGGAGGGAGACTTCTCAGAAAAAATGTTAAAGCGTTTTTCCAGCAAGAAGGAACATCTATTTAGACAAAACGAAGAAGGAATGACGCTCCTTCTTCGTTTACACAGTGAGGGCGCTTATCTTTTTACCGCAACGGCGATCTCGCCATGCGAATATACGTATGGCGCTTGCCGCGGATAGCAATGGAATAGGTCATGATATTTTCTGGAATCGCAATGCCGTGGTAGCCAGCGTCGCCAATATGGTACAGGTCGGCGCCGGCCATTTTGCTCATGAGCGCGATTTGCCGGATTGTATCCTCATCGGCCCCTTCCTGGCTTGTGCCGATCGTCAGCATCACCAACGCCCCATGTTCATGGGCAACCCGAACAAGTTGTTCTGTTTTTTCTAATG
This window contains:
- a CDS encoding acetamidase/formamidase family protein, with the protein product MTLIPCETSIYAFSKHHQPVKKVKSGETVVIETYDCFQNQIASNHTPFDSIDWNHINPATGPIYIEGAEPGDILSVKIETIRLKGQGVMAVGPGLGVLGERIPQFEAKIIPIQGNKAIFNEKIAIPLNPMIGVIGVAPSGEDVSCGTPGPHGGNMDTKLITTGATVYFPVFVEGALFALGDLHAAMGDGEIGVSGIEIPGEVTVTFHVIKGHSLKHPLLQNEEGIATIVSAKTLDEAVKQSVEEMVDLLLPHTDLTLNHLTMLMSAVGQTQISQVVDPLVTARFFVPRWVLEAYQIELFQS
- a CDS encoding helix-turn-helix domain-containing protein, which gives rise to MKVLVVDDEYLELEQLTYLVKRKYPYWEVYTAEDAAQAKKLAAVHLFKLAFIDIHLPGQSGLDLVHTLKQLHPMMTFIIITAYQDFEYAKRAIQLEVLDYLVKPLIESELDSALQKFIQKHPEALVKSSIIQEAIEYIHANYGQKISLHDIAEAIHVNPAYLSKRFTEETGMHFKDYVIHYRIEKAKELLIKRPDWPVARIAEETGFASQHHFSNSFRKYVGMTPTQYKEKYV
- a CDS encoding sensor histidine kinase, translating into MITEEWFRILIFVSVLLPLTSLIVLLLLSVGEKEIDYLQLENARVRLEKELQQSKYMQLHQQIQPHFLFNTLNAFISLARLGKNEEMIKGMEHLSLFLRYSYQSKEALIPIKEELAHTKNYLAIQKLRFGRKLTALVRVDKEAERALIPPYTLQTLVENAFKHGLEKKIGEKYIEITLSREGNWLYLRVCDNGNEGQAVSVEKGGIGLDNLRKRFNLLFDMPTRISLQKNTRGLTEALIVWPYVPGEEK